The DNA window GACATCTTGCGTTCGCAGGGCGGCCCCCTGCTGGACGAGCTCCGAGCCGGGTTGCTCGCGGCGGCGACGTCCGGAGCCTCGGACGCCCACACGGCGTTCACCGGGCTCGACCCCGAGCTGCGGCGCCCCGTCGAACTGTTCGGTCTGGTCCACCTGATGACGCAGCTCGGCGCGTACGACGAGGCGGGTCCCCGACGCCGCTATGAGACGGTCCGCCCCGACGGGACGACGGCGGCCTTCGACCTTCCGGCTTTCCCCCTCGGCGAGACCGGCATCACCGGCTTGACCCGGGCCACGACGACCTCGACCACGGCGGCCCGCGATCGCGCGTCGCGCGGAACGGAATGACATGAGCATCGAACCGGAACCCACCCACCGCGAATCGACCGAGGCGCCGACCGACGGCGCCCTCAGCGCTGCCCCGGTCGCGACGCCGGACCGTCCCTCGGACGCCGAGTCGTTCGCGCTCTTCGAGGGCGACGAGGGTCGACTCGACGCCGCTCAGCGCCGCGCGCTGGTCGCCCTGCTGAAGCACCGGTACGTCAGCCCGGCACTGCAACCGGCCGAATGGCGGACCATCCTCGAGTCGGAGGCCCTGCTCGGCTCTCGGCTGAACGAGCTGTTCCTGGAACTCCAGGTCGATCGATCCGCCGAGGTCGCCTTCAAACGCCAGGCCGGCTCCGAGAGCGGGCGGCGGCCGTTCCCGACGCTGCTCCACGACACGAGCTACAGCCGTGAGGAGACGATCCTGCTCGTCTACCTGCGCACCCGGTTGCGCACCGAATTGGCGAACGGCGCCCGCGCCGCCATCGTCGAGCACGACGAACTCCTCGGCTTCGTCGCGAGCTTCCGACCCGAGCACGCCACCGACCGGGCCCGCGACGACGGCCGGGTGGAGCGCGCGATCGAGAAGCTGCTGACCGCCCGGGTGTTGCTCCGCACCAAGGACGCCCGTCGTCATCGCATCGCCTCCGTCGTCGAGACGCTCCTTCCGCTCGAACGCCTTCAGGAGCTGCTCGAGTGGTTGGAGACGCAGACGCCCACGGCCGATGCACTGCAACCCGAGCAGGAGCCGGACACGCCGTCCGGTCCGGGGGCAGCAGCCACCGATGGAGACGACGACGCCGAACCCGACGACACCGAGCCGGACGACGTGGCATCGGACACCGCATCACGACCAGGAGAGGACGGACGATGAGCCGCCCCACCGACACCGACACCCTGCTCGACCTCGTCGAGCAGTGGCGCATCGAGCGCATGCAGCTCATCAACTGGGGTGGGTTCGACGGGTACCGCTCGGTCGACTTCGCCTCGCGGGCGACGCTCATCTCCGGCGCGTCCGGCACCGGCAAGAGCTCACTCATGGACGCCTACCTCGCGGTCATGATGCCCTCGGACGTCCCGTTCAACGGGGCGTCGAACGATGCGGCCGTGGGACGAGCGCGCAACCCGGATCAGCGGAACCTGCTGACCTACCTGCGCGGCAAGGTCGACTCGGCCAGAGACCCCCAGACCGGCGCCATGCGCGACATCAACCTCCGCGGATCGGAGCAACTCACCTGGGGCGCCGTGGCGGTCACCTTCGTCAACGACGACGACCGCCGGTTCACCGTCGTCCGCGCGTACCTCGTCCCTCGACGCGCGCTCCGCACCGGCGACCTGTCGATGACGATGGCGACCGTCGACGGACCCTTCGACCTCACCGAGCTCGAGGCCTTCGTCCCCAAGCGGTTCGACGCCGGTGAGCTCCAGGGTCGGATCCCCGGGTTCGTCGTCCGCGACACGTACGCGGAGCTGTCATACACGCTGCACACCCGTCTCGGCATCGGAGCCGGCGGTGACGGCGGCCGCGCGATGCGGTTGTTGGCGCGCATCCAGGCCGGGCAGCACCTGCCGACGGTCGACGGACTGTACAAGTCGATGGTGCTGGAGCGACCGAGCACCTATGAGGCGGCCGATCGCGCGCTCTCCCACTTCGA is part of the Plantibacter sp. Leaf314 genome and encodes:
- a CDS encoding DUF4194 domain-containing protein; amino-acid sequence: MSIEPEPTHRESTEAPTDGALSAAPVATPDRPSDAESFALFEGDEGRLDAAQRRALVALLKHRYVSPALQPAEWRTILESEALLGSRLNELFLELQVDRSAEVAFKRQAGSESGRRPFPTLLHDTSYSREETILLVYLRTRLRTELANGARAAIVEHDELLGFVASFRPEHATDRARDDGRVERAIEKLLTARVLLRTKDARRHRIASVVETLLPLERLQELLEWLETQTPTADALQPEQEPDTPSGPGAAATDGDDDAEPDDTEPDDVASDTASRPGEDGR